In Gadus chalcogrammus isolate NIFS_2021 chromosome 13, NIFS_Gcha_1.0, whole genome shotgun sequence, a single genomic region encodes these proteins:
- the LOC130402062 gene encoding RNA-binding protein 39-like, with amino-acid sequence MADDLDIEAMLEAPFRKEEPKNIISPRHEEHSKKKKRSRSRDKKRSKSRERKKSHDRKRRRSREHKRSRSRSRERSGRYRDHHKASVRKRSKSKSPVKKERSSPVRQPIDNLTPEERDSRTVFCMQLAARIRPRDLEEFFSAVGKVRDVRMISDRNSRRSKGIAYIEFVEANSVPLAIGLSGQRLLGVPIIVQASQAEKNRAAALANNLQKGNAGPMRLYVGSLHFNITEEMLRGIFEPFGRIESIQLMMDSETARSKGYGFITFADAECAKKALEQLNGFELAGRPMKVGHVTERSDSSSASSFLDSDELERTGIDLGTTGRLQLMARLAEGTGMQIPPAAQQALQMSGAIAIGAMAAVSAAMNPGMNHGMNQQMNHGMNQQMNHGMNQQMNHGMNQSMNHAMNMNAATMNLPSQPLATHCFQLSNMFNGNTEEAPGWDMDIQHDVIEECNKHGGVIHIYVDKNSPEGNVYVKCPTIPSAMAAVNALHGRYFAGKMITAAYVPLPTYHNLFPDSVTANQLLIPPPRR; translated from the exons ATGGCAGATGATCTGGACATTGAGGCGATGCTGGAGGCGCCGTTCCGAAAG GAAGAGCCCAAGAACATCATCTCCCCGAGACATGAAGAACACAGCAAGAA GAAGAAGCGCAGTCGGAGTCGGGACAAGAAGAGGAGCAAGAGCCGCGAGAGGAAGAAGAGCCATGACAGAAAACGCCGCCGCAGCCGCGAACACAAGCGCAGTCGGTCCAGGAGCCGGGAGCGCAGCGGCCGCTACCGCGACCACCACAAGGCCAGCGT GCGAAAGAGGTCCAAGAGTAAGAGTCCCGTGAAGAAGGAGCGGTCGAGTCCAGTCAG gcagccCATAGACAACCTGACCCCAGAGGAGCGGGACTCCAGGACCGTGTTTTGTATGCAGCTGGCTGCCAGGATACGACCCCGCGACCTGGAAGAGTTCTTCTCTGCTGTGGGCAAG GTACGGGATGTGCGGATGATCTCTGACAGGAACTCCCGTAGGTCAAAGGGCATCGCCTACATAGAGTTCGTTGAGGCCAACTCCGTTCCTCTGGCCATCGGCCTCTCCGGTCAAAGACTGCTGGGAGTTCCCATCATAGTGCAGGCCTCCCAG GCGGAGAAGAACCGGGCGGCGGCGCTCGCCAACAACCTGCAGAAGGGCAACGCGGGGCCCATGAGGCTCTACGTCGGCTCGCTGCACTTCAACATCACCGAGGAGATGCTGCGCGGCATCTTTGAGCCTTTTGGACGG atcGAGAGCATTCAGCTGATGATGGACAGTGAAACAGCGCGCTCGAAAGGCTATGGCTTCATTACG tttgcaGACGCAGAGTGCGCTAAGAAGGCGCTGGAGCAGCTGAACGGGTTCGAGCTGGCCGGGAGGCCCATGAAGGTGGGTCACGTGACGGAGAGGAGCGACTCCTCCAGCGCCTCGTCCTTCCTGGACTCTGACGAGCTGGAGCGCACCGGCATCGACCTCGGGACCACGGGACGCCTGCAGCTCATGGCCCGACTGGCCGAAG gtaccgGTATGCAGATCCCCCCCGCTGCTCAGCAGGCTCTACAGATGAGTGGCGCCATCGCTATCGGGGCCATGGCTGCTGTCTCAG CGGCCATGAATCCAGGGATGAACCACGGGATGAACCAACAGATGAACCACGGCATGAACCAGCAGATGAACCACGGCATGAACCAACAGATGAACCACGGGATGAATCAAAGCATGAACCACGCGATGAACATGAACGCCGCCACGATGAACCTGCCCTCCCAGCCTCTGGCCACACATTGCTTCCAGCTGTCCAACATGTTCAACGGCAACAC TGAGGAGGCTCCTGGGTGGGACATGGACATCCAGCATGATGTCATCGAGGAATGTAACAAACATGGAGGAGTCATCCACATCTACGTCGATAAAAACTCTCCTGAG GGAAATGTCTACGTCAAATGTCCCACCATTCCTTCTGCCATGGCTGCTGTCAACGCTCTTCATGGGAGATACTTCGCAG GGAAGATGATCACGGCGGCCTACGTTCCTCTGCCAACCTATCACAACCTGTTCCCTGACTCGGTCACCGCCAACCAGCTACTAATCCCCCCTCCACGCCGGTGA